A region of Halalkaliarchaeum desulfuricum DNA encodes the following proteins:
- the thsA gene encoding thermosome subunit alpha has protein sequence MQQPLFILSEDSQRTTGDAAQESNIRAGKAVANAVRTTLGPRGMDKMLIDSSGSVVVTNDGATILAEMDIEHPAAQMIVEVAETQEEAVGDGTTTAAVLTGELLSRAEDLLEDDLHPTVIVEGYYEAARLAEEAIDAAVIDGTDGGELDDDLLVSVAESSMTGKGTGDVTADRLAELVVRAVRQVESADGIDRDDVHVHTRTGSSSSASDLVEGVLVDEEPVDDNMSRTVEDATVAVLDSKLEVRESDIDAEYTISDVDQLNAAIEAEDRELRGYAEALSEAGVDVLFCTKKIDDRVAGYLADGGILAFENVKSKDARSIARATGAKRLGTLSDIEESDLGSAENVHVERYDEDDLVFVEGGAASAAVTLFLRGGTEHVIDELERAITDAVDVTVAAVDSGGVVPGAGATEIAISDHVRSSAASVEGRKQLAIEAFAEAVDALPRTLAENTGLDPIDALVDLRARHESAGCAGLISTGRAGEVGDPIEAGVLDPAAVKREAVQSATEAATMILRIDDVIAAE, from the coding sequence ATGCAGCAACCCCTGTTCATTCTCTCCGAGGACAGTCAACGAACGACCGGCGACGCCGCACAGGAGTCGAACATCCGGGCGGGGAAAGCCGTCGCCAACGCGGTACGCACCACGCTCGGTCCGCGCGGGATGGACAAGATGCTCATCGACTCCTCGGGGTCTGTCGTCGTCACGAACGACGGCGCGACCATCCTCGCGGAGATGGACATCGAGCATCCAGCCGCGCAGATGATCGTCGAGGTGGCCGAGACCCAGGAGGAGGCCGTCGGTGACGGAACCACGACCGCCGCCGTGTTGACCGGCGAACTGCTCTCCCGAGCCGAGGATTTGCTCGAGGACGACCTCCACCCCACCGTCATCGTCGAGGGGTACTACGAGGCTGCGCGCCTGGCCGAGGAGGCGATCGACGCGGCAGTGATCGACGGAACCGACGGCGGCGAACTCGACGACGACCTGCTCGTTTCGGTCGCCGAGTCGTCGATGACGGGCAAGGGGACCGGCGACGTCACCGCCGACCGGCTGGCAGAGCTGGTCGTTCGCGCCGTTCGGCAGGTGGAATCCGCCGACGGCATCGACCGGGATGACGTCCACGTCCACACCCGGACCGGCTCGAGTTCCTCCGCGTCGGATCTCGTCGAAGGAGTGCTCGTCGACGAGGAACCCGTCGACGACAACATGTCCCGAACGGTCGAAGACGCGACCGTCGCGGTCCTCGATTCGAAACTCGAGGTGCGCGAAAGCGATATCGACGCGGAGTACACGATCTCGGACGTCGACCAGCTCAACGCCGCGATCGAGGCCGAGGACCGCGAGCTCCGCGGCTACGCCGAGGCGCTCTCGGAGGCCGGAGTCGACGTGCTCTTCTGTACGAAGAAGATCGACGACCGCGTCGCGGGCTACCTCGCCGACGGGGGAATCCTCGCGTTCGAGAACGTCAAGTCGAAGGACGCCCGCTCGATCGCACGTGCGACCGGGGCGAAACGGCTCGGCACGCTGTCTGACATCGAGGAGAGTGACCTCGGCAGCGCCGAGAACGTTCACGTCGAGCGATACGACGAGGACGACCTCGTCTTCGTCGAGGGTGGGGCTGCGTCGGCGGCGGTGACGCTGTTCCTCCGAGGTGGCACCGAACACGTGATCGACGAACTCGAGCGGGCGATCACCGACGCCGTCGACGTAACCGTCGCCGCGGTCGACAGCGGCGGTGTGGTCCCCGGCGCCGGCGCGACCGAGATCGCGATCAGCGACCACGTCCGTTCATCGGCCGCGAGCGTCGAGGGGCGCAAACAGCTCGCGATCGAGGCATTTGCCGAGGCTGTCGACGCACTCCCGCGGACGCTCGCGGAGAACACGGGTCTCGACCCGATCGACGCGCTGGTGGATCTCCGTGCCCGCCACGAGTCGGCTGGCTGTGCGGGGCTCATCTCGACCGGTCGCGCCGGCGAAGTCGGCGATCCGATCGAGGCCGGCGTGCTCGATCCCGCAGCGGTAAAGCGGGAGGCCGTCCAGTCGGCCACCGAGGCCGCCACGATGATCCTCCGGATCGACGACGTCATCGCGGCCGAGTAG
- a CDS encoding bifunctional N(6)-L-threonylcarbamoyladenine synthase/serine/threonine protein kinase, which produces MLVLGLEGTAWCASAAVYDTETDAVLQESDAYVPDSGGIHPREAAEHVADAIPSVVERVLDRLAERGWSADVDDENDDGTDGGSAPPVDAVAFSRGPGLGPCLRAVGTAARTLAGRWDVPLVGVNHMVAHLEIGRHRSGFDSPVCLNASGANAHLLGYRDGRYRVLGETMDTGVGNAIDKFTRHVGWSHPGGPKVEEAAGDGSYVDLPYVVKGMDFSFSGIMSAAKAEYDDGTPVEDVCYSLQEHVFAMLTEVSERALSLTGSDELVLGGGVGQNARLREMLAEMCDARGAKFHVPEPRFLRDNAGMIAVLGAKMYRAGDTVAIAESSVDPNFRPDQVPVTWRSREESVGVVDPEMRLRGAEAIVEIEGDRAVKRRIGKSYRHPELDRTLRTTRTRGEARLTSDARRVGVPTPLVYDVDVPEATLTLQYVGDVDLAERIEPEQCRRVGEHLARIHGAGFVHGDPTPRNVRVDDERTYLIDFGLGYYTDHVEDYAMDLHVFEGSVAGTTSDAQTLLDAFEEGYLEVGERRVIDRLRTVEGRGRYQVNDGP; this is translated from the coding sequence ATGCTCGTTCTCGGTCTCGAGGGCACCGCCTGGTGTGCGAGTGCGGCGGTGTACGACACCGAGACTGACGCCGTTTTGCAGGAGTCGGACGCCTACGTTCCCGACAGCGGCGGCATTCACCCCCGCGAGGCGGCAGAACACGTCGCCGACGCGATCCCGTCGGTCGTCGAACGCGTGCTCGATCGGCTGGCAGAACGGGGATGGAGTGCCGACGTCGACGACGAGAACGACGACGGAACCGATGGAGGTTCCGCACCGCCAGTCGACGCGGTCGCGTTCTCCCGCGGGCCGGGGCTGGGGCCGTGTCTCCGCGCCGTCGGCACCGCAGCCCGGACGCTCGCGGGACGGTGGGACGTCCCGCTCGTGGGCGTCAACCATATGGTCGCCCATCTCGAGATCGGTCGTCACCGGTCCGGGTTCGACTCGCCGGTGTGTCTGAACGCCTCGGGAGCCAACGCCCATCTGCTGGGCTACCGCGACGGTCGGTATCGGGTGCTCGGGGAAACGATGGACACCGGCGTCGGCAACGCGATCGACAAGTTCACCCGGCACGTGGGGTGGTCCCACCCCGGCGGTCCGAAAGTGGAGGAGGCCGCGGGTGACGGCTCCTACGTCGATCTCCCGTACGTCGTCAAGGGGATGGACTTCTCGTTTTCCGGGATCATGTCGGCCGCGAAGGCCGAATACGACGACGGAACTCCCGTAGAGGACGTCTGTTACTCCCTCCAGGAGCACGTCTTCGCCATGCTGACGGAAGTCTCCGAGCGTGCGCTGTCGCTGACCGGCAGCGACGAGCTCGTGTTGGGCGGCGGCGTCGGGCAGAACGCCAGGCTCCGCGAGATGCTCGCAGAGATGTGTGATGCCCGGGGGGCGAAGTTTCACGTCCCCGAACCCCGGTTCCTGCGGGACAACGCCGGGATGATCGCGGTGCTCGGTGCGAAGATGTACCGCGCCGGCGACACGGTCGCGATCGCCGAGTCGTCGGTCGATCCGAACTTCCGGCCCGACCAGGTGCCGGTGACGTGGCGAAGCCGCGAAGAGAGCGTCGGAGTCGTCGATCCCGAAATGCGGCTCCGTGGCGCGGAGGCGATCGTCGAAATCGAGGGAGATCGCGCCGTGAAACGCCGGATCGGAAAGTCCTACCGTCACCCGGAACTCGATCGGACGCTCCGGACGACCCGGACCCGCGGGGAAGCTCGGCTCACGAGCGACGCGCGTCGGGTCGGCGTCCCCACGCCGCTGGTGTACGACGTCGACGTCCCGGAGGCGACGCTCACGCTCCAGTACGTCGGCGACGTGGACCTGGCCGAACGGATCGAGCCCGAGCAGTGTCGGCGGGTGGGAGAGCATCTCGCCCGGATTCACGGCGCCGGTTTCGTCCACGGCGATCCGACACCGCGGAACGTCCGCGTCGACGACGAGCGAACCTACCTCATCGACTTCGGCCTCGGCTACTACACGGACCACGTCGAGGACTACGCGATGGACCTCCACGTGTTCGAGGGCAGTGTCGCCGGCACCACCTCCGACGCCCAGACGCTTCTGGACGCGTTCGAGGAGGGGTACCTGGAGGTCGGCGAACGGCGGGTGATCGACCGGCTCCGGACCGTGGAAGGGCGGGGACGGTACCAGGTGAACGACGGCCCGTAG
- the map gene encoding type II methionyl aminopeptidase: MSYGDLDEHAVDCYREAGEILVETMNEAREMIEPGVTHLEVAEYAEDRIREADAGIAFPVNISVDEEASHATPGRDDDTTFGEEMVCLDIGVHVDGYIADAAVTVDYTGNDELVEASESALEAAVDEAGPGVPVGEVGRAIEEVIRGYGFTPVLNLSGHGVQQYDAHTGPNVPNRGVDRSVELEPGQAIAIEPFATDGRGKVGEGATEEIFELERDRSVRDRRARDVLEQVRELDGLPFAARWLEGSGVDMALRRLKQRDVVKGYPVLKEDGDCLVSQAEHTLLVTEDGCEVTTEGIHSFD; encoded by the coding sequence ATGAGTTACGGAGACCTCGACGAGCACGCCGTCGACTGCTACAGGGAAGCGGGGGAGATCCTGGTCGAGACGATGAACGAGGCCCGCGAGATGATCGAGCCGGGCGTGACCCACCTCGAGGTCGCCGAATACGCCGAGGACCGGATCCGGGAGGCGGATGCCGGCATCGCGTTCCCGGTGAACATAAGCGTCGACGAGGAGGCGTCTCACGCGACGCCAGGACGCGACGACGACACCACCTTCGGCGAAGAGATGGTCTGTCTCGACATCGGCGTCCACGTCGACGGCTACATCGCCGACGCCGCGGTGACGGTCGACTACACCGGCAACGACGAACTCGTCGAGGCGTCCGAGTCCGCACTGGAGGCCGCAGTCGACGAGGCCGGTCCCGGTGTCCCGGTCGGCGAGGTCGGCAGGGCGATCGAGGAGGTCATTCGCGGGTACGGCTTCACGCCCGTGCTCAACCTGTCGGGGCACGGCGTCCAGCAGTACGACGCCCACACCGGCCCGAACGTCCCCAACCGCGGCGTCGATCGGTCGGTCGAACTCGAACCCGGGCAGGCGATCGCCATCGAACCGTTCGCCACTGACGGACGGGGCAAAGTCGGGGAAGGCGCCACCGAGGAAATTTTCGAACTGGAGCGGGATCGCAGCGTCCGCGACCGACGCGCCCGCGATGTCCTCGAACAGGTTCGAGAACTCGACGGGCTCCCGTTTGCGGCCCGCTGGCTCGAGGGAAGCGGCGTCGACATGGCGCTCCGGCGGCTCAAACAGCGGGACGTCGTGAAGGGGTATCCCGTCCTCAAAGAGGACGGCGACTGTCTGGTCAGCCAGGCGGAACACACCTTGCTGGTCACCGAGGACGGCTGTGAAGTGACGACTGAGGGGATCCACTCGTTCGACTGA
- a CDS encoding cytochrome d ubiquinol oxidase subunit II has protein sequence MSIPLFVGDAYLVAWLPEFWFGVVVFTLAMYVFLDGFDFGIGIVYPLARDEHERETLLAAFGPVWKANEVWLVGFGTILLGAFPPVYARLLSEHYLLAIAIVLALLFRGVSVKLREERDDEAWVRTCDRAFVAGSVISPFLIGTLVGSWVFASGTASVPALATGVLLVALSATSGTAYLGMKTRGDLRDRIADYGRLAGTIYLGAVVLVLGVLLALDVRGLRALVFTPGVLVPVVATVGFGIATVALASRRAYREWLAATAGLSVSLVGLVAALLYPTIYPAAELTVREAVVSPIPLNLLTVLGLPVLLLVVGYFLYLYRVFEGPVDVEEDEGGYGVGDD, from the coding sequence ATGTCGATCCCCTTGTTCGTCGGTGACGCCTACCTCGTCGCCTGGCTGCCGGAGTTCTGGTTCGGCGTCGTCGTGTTCACGCTCGCGATGTACGTGTTCCTCGACGGCTTCGATTTCGGAATCGGCATCGTCTATCCGCTGGCTCGCGACGAACACGAACGGGAGACGCTCCTCGCGGCGTTCGGACCGGTCTGGAAGGCCAACGAGGTGTGGCTGGTCGGCTTCGGAACGATCCTCCTGGGAGCGTTCCCGCCGGTGTACGCCCGACTCTTGAGCGAACACTACCTGCTCGCGATCGCGATCGTCCTCGCGTTGCTGTTCCGTGGCGTTTCGGTCAAACTCCGCGAGGAGCGGGACGACGAGGCGTGGGTGCGTACCTGTGACCGGGCGTTCGTCGCCGGAAGCGTAATCTCCCCGTTCCTGATCGGGACTCTCGTGGGGAGTTGGGTGTTCGCGTCCGGAACGGCGAGCGTTCCGGCACTGGCAACGGGCGTCCTCCTCGTGGCGCTCTCTGCGACGTCCGGGACGGCGTATCTGGGGATGAAAACCCGCGGCGACCTGCGGGACCGGATAGCCGACTACGGTCGTCTCGCCGGCACGATCTATCTGGGAGCCGTCGTCCTCGTGCTGGGCGTCCTGCTCGCGCTGGACGTCAGGGGCCTCCGGGCGCTCGTTTTCACCCCGGGAGTGCTCGTCCCCGTCGTCGCGACGGTCGGGTTCGGGATCGCGACGGTCGCACTGGCGAGCCGGCGGGCGTACCGGGAATGGCTCGCCGCGACCGCCGGGCTGTCGGTGTCGCTCGTCGGACTCGTCGCGGCCCTGCTGTATCCGACGATCTACCCGGCCGCGGAGCTCACGGTCCGGGAGGCCGTCGTCTCTCCGATCCCGCTGAATCTGCTTACGGTGCTCGGGCTCCCCGTTCTCCTGCTCGTCGTGGGCTACTTCCTGTACCTCTATCGCGTGTTCGAGGGACCCGTCGACGTCGAGGAGGACGAAGGGGGATACGGCGTCGGCGACGACTGA
- the icd gene encoding isocitrate dehydrogenase (NADP(+)): protein MSYDQIEVPADGERIELVDEETGELHVPENPIVPIIHGDGIGTDVGPAAQQVLDAAAEATGRSIAWMRVYAGGSARERYDENLPEDTVKAIRDHRVAIKGPLTTPVGAGFRSLNVALRQTLDMFANVRPTYHLEGVPSPVVDPEEMDMVTFRENTEDVYAGIEWEAGTDEVEKVREFLEDDMDVEDVIHDGPVGIGVKPISEFGSKRLVREAIDYAIENDRESVTLVHKGNIMKFTEGAFRDWGYEVAEEEYGEDVITEDELWEEFDGERPEGTLVVKDRIADNMLQQLLTRTGDYDVIATMNLNGDYLSDAAGAQIGGLGIAPGANFGHGRCLAEPVHGSAPKYAGEDKVNPTAMILSGRIMLEYLGWTDAADLVRDAVEETIASGQVTYDLHRQIEGGEKLATSEFADAVVERIHDLA, encoded by the coding sequence ATGAGCTACGACCAAATCGAAGTCCCCGCAGACGGGGAGCGAATCGAGCTTGTCGACGAAGAAACCGGCGAGCTACACGTCCCCGAGAACCCGATCGTTCCGATCATCCACGGCGACGGGATCGGCACAGACGTCGGGCCGGCAGCCCAGCAGGTACTCGACGCGGCCGCCGAGGCCACCGGCCGGTCGATCGCCTGGATGCGCGTGTACGCAGGCGGTTCCGCCCGCGAGCGTTACGACGAGAACCTGCCCGAAGACACCGTGAAAGCGATCCGCGACCACCGCGTCGCCATCAAGGGGCCGCTCACCACCCCTGTCGGCGCAGGCTTCCGGTCGCTCAACGTCGCGCTTCGGCAGACGCTTGACATGTTCGCGAACGTTCGGCCGACCTACCACCTGGAGGGTGTCCCGTCGCCGGTCGTCGATCCCGAGGAGATGGACATGGTGACGTTCCGGGAGAACACCGAGGACGTGTACGCCGGCATCGAGTGGGAAGCCGGAACCGACGAGGTCGAGAAAGTGCGAGAGTTCCTCGAAGACGACATGGACGTCGAGGACGTCATCCACGACGGCCCCGTCGGGATCGGCGTGAAACCGATCTCGGAGTTCGGCTCCAAACGACTCGTTCGAGAGGCGATCGATTACGCGATCGAAAACGACCGCGAGTCGGTCACCCTCGTGCACAAGGGCAACATCATGAAGTTCACCGAGGGAGCGTTCCGCGACTGGGGCTACGAGGTTGCCGAAGAAGAGTACGGCGAAGACGTCATCACCGAGGACGAACTCTGGGAGGAGTTCGACGGCGAGCGTCCCGAGGGAACACTGGTCGTAAAGGATCGCATCGCGGACAACATGCTCCAGCAGTTGCTCACCCGCACCGGTGACTACGACGTGATCGCGACGATGAACCTCAACGGCGACTACCTCTCGGACGCCGCAGGCGCCCAGATCGGCGGGCTCGGCATCGCCCCGGGCGCGAACTTCGGCCACGGGCGGTGTCTCGCGGAACCGGTCCACGGTTCCGCACCCAAGTACGCCGGCGAGGACAAGGTCAACCCGACGGCGATGATCCTCTCGGGACGAATCATGCTCGAGTATCTCGGCTGGACCGACGCCGCCGACCTCGTCCGGGACGCCGTCGAGGAGACGATCGCCTCCGGACAGGTGACCTACGACCTCCATCGCCAGATCGAGGGCGGCGAGAAGCTCGCGACAAGCGAGTTCGCCGACGCCGTCGTCGAGCGGATCCACGACCTGGCCTGA
- a CDS encoding 30S ribosomal protein S24e yields the protein MEIDVISEEENPMLHRTDVRFEISHDDATPSRLSVRDSLAAKLDKDSAEVIVHELDTKFGMRKTIGYAKVYDSPEIAKDVEQEYMLDRNKIGEDGEQTAEEA from the coding sequence ATGGAAATCGACGTCATCTCCGAGGAGGAGAACCCAATGTTGCATCGGACCGACGTCCGCTTCGAGATCTCCCACGACGACGCCACGCCCTCGCGACTGTCCGTGCGCGACTCGCTTGCGGCGAAACTCGACAAAGACTCCGCGGAAGTGATCGTCCACGAACTCGACACCAAGTTCGGCATGCGCAAGACGATCGGCTACGCGAAGGTGTACGACTCGCCCGAGATCGCGAAGGACGTCGAACAGGAGTACATGCTCGACCGGAACAAGATCGGCGAGGACGGCGAGCAGACTGCCGAAGAGGCGTAA
- a CDS encoding DUF7289 family protein translates to MGASRGQSAVVGYVMVIGLSLAVVGVVVAVGAVAIADVEESAQANQAESAMTQFDSTAAEVALGESPRQSIRLGQHGGSGSVEVDESAGEITVTWIDEDDNETKIAEDQFGKVVYESGDRTVAYQGGGVFRAENGWSKMVSPPEYHYRDRTLTFPIVKVEGDTSGASPGDQFTISESEFDRHFPNETHSNPLEGGHVHVEVTSDYHHGWKQFFETRTEGSVTHDPANRTVWVNLTVPFEEQFANGVATTSNDPDAVYTDGNASGGFEDSVTQVDRPSASPNVEERISHCESEDCDDLNSTPLDNGTYYADNDTSLSGATYDTSDGDIQVVVDGDLELAEDQHNVTGDGKVTFYVNGSVSVSGSTEVNPDGSPGDVVLMMHTDAGNITVNGQAQFTGYIYAPGSELEILGGGNRDNIVGAAVVERAYSNGNGKLVHEPDEDFEFELDRETISYVTYLHVTENRIEVSTADN, encoded by the coding sequence ATGGGTGCGTCCAGGGGACAGTCCGCCGTCGTCGGGTACGTCATGGTGATCGGCCTGTCGCTTGCGGTCGTCGGCGTGGTCGTCGCGGTGGGGGCGGTGGCGATCGCCGACGTCGAGGAGTCCGCCCAGGCAAACCAGGCGGAGTCGGCGATGACGCAGTTCGACTCCACGGCTGCGGAGGTGGCGCTGGGGGAGTCGCCGAGACAGTCGATTCGGCTGGGTCAACACGGCGGTAGCGGTAGCGTCGAGGTCGACGAGAGTGCCGGGGAGATTACTGTCACGTGGATCGACGAGGACGACAATGAAACCAAGATTGCCGAAGACCAGTTCGGGAAAGTCGTCTACGAGTCAGGTGACCGGACAGTCGCCTACCAGGGTGGCGGCGTCTTCCGCGCCGAGAACGGCTGGAGCAAGATGGTGTCCCCGCCCGAATACCACTACCGCGACCGGACGCTGACGTTCCCGATCGTGAAAGTCGAGGGCGACACGTCGGGGGCGTCACCCGGTGATCAGTTTACGATCAGCGAGTCCGAATTCGATCGTCACTTCCCGAACGAAACGCATAGCAATCCCCTCGAGGGTGGACACGTTCACGTTGAGGTGACCAGTGACTACCATCACGGCTGGAAGCAGTTCTTCGAGACCAGAACTGAGGGAAGCGTGACTCACGACCCGGCCAACCGGACTGTGTGGGTGAACCTGACGGTGCCGTTCGAGGAGCAGTTCGCAAACGGTGTTGCGACGACCTCCAACGATCCCGACGCAGTTTACACAGACGGGAATGCGTCGGGCGGCTTCGAGGATTCGGTGACCCAGGTTGATCGTCCGTCGGCCAGTCCGAATGTAGAGGAACGAATCTCCCACTGTGAAAGTGAGGATTGTGACGACCTGAATAGCACGCCGTTGGACAACGGCACGTATTACGCGGACAATGACACCTCTCTCTCAGGGGCCACCTACGACACCTCGGATGGGGACATCCAAGTCGTCGTCGACGGAGATCTGGAACTTGCCGAGGATCAACACAATGTGACCGGTGATGGGAAGGTTACGTTCTACGTCAACGGAAGTGTATCCGTAAGCGGGAGTACCGAGGTAAACCCCGATGGAAGCCCCGGAGACGTGGTATTGATGATGCACACTGACGCCGGAAATATAACTGTAAATGGACAGGCACAGTTTACAGGATACATTTACGCTCCTGGTTCGGAACTGGAGATCCTCGGAGGTGGAAACCGTGACAACATCGTCGGTGCGGCCGTAGTCGAACGAGCTTACTCGAATGGAAACGGGAAATTGGTGCACGAACCTGACGAAGACTTCGAATTCGAATTAGACCGCGAGACGATTTCATACGTTACCTACCTCCACGTCACCGAAAACCGAATCGAGGTTTCGACCGCCGACAACTAG
- a CDS encoding cytochrome ubiquinol oxidase subunit I encodes MIGGVITSLVADLTAIAAPTVLSGGPELLSRIQFAWTITIHIVFASLSVGLAPLIVYFTYRDVKTGSERYAQLRDFWVKVFALGFVMGTATGIPMSFQFGTNFPIFAEFAGELIGGPLAFEAKMAFFLEAVFLGVLLFGRERVSDRMYLASSVLVAIGAWLSAFWIIVVNAWMQTPQGFDLAGDVATMTDPIAAIVTPRLAWMYVHMQLSAVIAVALLVAGVGAYLLWKHDGNDAWRTAVTIALVLLVISAPVQALQGDAYAKHVEDTQPAKFAAMEAHYETDEGVALHVIAFPKTLEGFTDPRAENLYTLSVPMLVSYMLEGDPGAEVIGLNEFEHTPPVAIVFWSFRAMVGLGVWFVFLGLWGAYRRYQGRLSESDRLLKALMLSTPLGFLAMIAGWYTTEVGRQPWMVQDELLVGESVSPVLTGWEAMLSVAAFVAVFGGLFLIALYAFRRMVAAESRRLSEAEEPQPPEPAGPSPGSPTPEGGDP; translated from the coding sequence ATGATCGGCGGCGTGATCACGTCGCTCGTAGCCGACCTTACAGCGATCGCCGCCCCGACCGTCCTGAGCGGTGGCCCGGAGCTTTTGAGCCGGATCCAGTTCGCCTGGACGATCACGATTCACATCGTCTTCGCGTCGCTTTCGGTCGGACTCGCCCCCCTCATCGTCTACTTCACCTACAGGGACGTGAAGACGGGAAGCGAGCGGTACGCCCAGTTGCGCGACTTCTGGGTGAAGGTGTTCGCGCTCGGGTTCGTGATGGGGACGGCAACCGGGATCCCGATGAGCTTCCAGTTCGGGACGAACTTTCCCATCTTCGCCGAATTCGCCGGCGAGTTGATCGGGGGACCGCTGGCGTTCGAGGCGAAGATGGCGTTCTTCCTCGAGGCCGTCTTCCTCGGGGTGCTGCTGTTCGGCCGCGAACGCGTGAGCGACCGGATGTATCTCGCCTCGTCGGTGCTGGTCGCTATCGGCGCGTGGCTGTCGGCGTTCTGGATCATCGTCGTCAACGCGTGGATGCAGACCCCACAGGGATTCGATCTGGCAGGCGACGTCGCGACGATGACGGATCCGATCGCCGCGATCGTCACACCACGGTTGGCGTGGATGTACGTCCACATGCAGCTGTCGGCGGTGATCGCCGTCGCACTGCTCGTGGCCGGCGTCGGGGCGTACCTCCTGTGGAAACACGACGGCAACGATGCCTGGCGGACGGCGGTGACGATCGCGCTGGTGTTGCTCGTGATTTCGGCACCGGTGCAGGCGCTGCAGGGTGACGCCTACGCCAAGCACGTCGAGGACACCCAGCCGGCGAAGTTCGCGGCCATGGAGGCACACTACGAGACCGACGAGGGCGTGGCGCTCCACGTGATCGCGTTCCCGAAGACGCTGGAGGGGTTCACCGATCCGCGGGCAGAGAACCTCTATACGTTGAGCGTGCCGATGTTGGTCTCGTACATGCTGGAGGGTGATCCCGGTGCGGAGGTGATCGGGCTCAACGAATTCGAACACACCCCGCCCGTTGCGATCGTGTTCTGGTCGTTCCGGGCCATGGTCGGGCTCGGGGTGTGGTTCGTCTTCCTCGGTCTGTGGGGGGCGTATCGTCGGTATCAGGGCCGGCTCTCCGAGAGCGATCGACTCCTGAAAGCGTTGATGCTGTCGACGCCGCTCGGGTTCCTCGCGATGATCGCCGGGTGGTACACGACCGAGGTCGGTCGGCAGCCGTGGATGGTCCAAGACGAGTTGCTCGTCGGGGAGAGCGTCTCGCCGGTGTTGACCGGCTGGGAGGCGATGCTGTCGGTCGCGGCGTTCGTCGCCGTCTTCGGTGGACTGTTCCTGATTGCCCTTTATGCGTTCCGACGGATGGTCGCGGCAGAGTCGCGACGCCTCTCGGAGGCCGAGGAACCCCAGCCGCCGGAACCGGCGGGACCCAGTCCGGGATCCCCTACACCCGAGGGAGGTGATCCGTGA
- a CDS encoding isoaspartyl peptidase/L-asparaginase gives MRVIVHGGAGSTPEEPDERQAVLDEAAAVGAASPEPIDAVEAAVRVLESDERFNAGVGGAVQADGIVRTDAGVMRSDREVGAACSMPGVEHAVSVARIVLEATPHVLVSGVHAVDLAADFGVGTEAELLTADKRESYQSEDPPAGSPRDQIAWLASRFGAGDDQAGEHGEGGSGPTHAPDHDTVGAVASDGETFAAATSTGGRSYALAGRVGDVPQVGSGFYCTPAGGASATGAGEDIARVTLSRRATDFLEEGLGAQEAADRAIEEFEELTGSGAGVIVLDGSEAGSAFNTGGMQTSVAVDR, from the coding sequence ATGCGAGTGATCGTCCACGGCGGCGCCGGGAGCACGCCGGAGGAACCCGACGAACGACAGGCGGTACTCGACGAGGCGGCGGCGGTGGGTGCGGCCTCGCCGGAACCGATCGACGCCGTCGAGGCGGCCGTTCGAGTGCTCGAATCCGACGAGCGGTTCAACGCCGGCGTCGGCGGTGCCGTGCAGGCCGACGGGATCGTCAGGACGGACGCGGGGGTCATGCGGTCGGACCGCGAAGTGGGCGCGGCGTGTTCGATGCCGGGGGTCGAACACGCGGTCTCGGTCGCACGGATCGTCCTCGAGGCGACCCCCCACGTGCTCGTTTCGGGCGTTCACGCCGTCGATCTCGCGGCGGACTTCGGCGTCGGAACCGAGGCGGAGTTACTGACCGCCGACAAACGGGAGTCGTACCAGTCAGAAGATCCCCCCGCCGGCTCGCCCCGCGACCAGATCGCCTGGCTCGCGTCGCGGTTCGGAGCCGGCGACGATCAGGCAGGCGAACACGGAGAAGGCGGTTCCGGGCCGACACACGCGCCGGATCACGACACGGTCGGCGCCGTCGCGTCCGACGGGGAGACGTTCGCCGCCGCCACCTCTACCGGCGGGCGATCGTACGCGCTCGCGGGTCGGGTCGGCGACGTGCCGCAGGTCGGATCCGGGTTTTACTGTACGCCCGCCGGCGGGGCGTCAGCGACCGGGGCGGGGGAGGACATCGCCCGCGTCACACTCTCACGGCGGGCGACTGACTTCCTCGAGGAGGGCCTCGGCGCCCAGGAGGCGGCCGACCGGGCGATCGAGGAGTTCGAGGAACTCACGGGATCGGGTGCCGGGGTGATCGTCCTCGACGGCTCGGAGGCCGGCAGCGCATTCAACACCGGCGGGATGCAGACCAGCGTCGCCGTCGATCGGTGA